Proteins from a genomic interval of Capsicum annuum cultivar UCD-10X-F1 chromosome 4, UCD10Xv1.1, whole genome shotgun sequence:
- the LOC107867415 gene encoding transport inhibitor response 1-like protein → MSGSEMSEDEERPCPSDLTGGATAKARNCCFNAAVSGGVSGGVSGGVGGFHFSPHPDQVLENVLENVLCFLTDRRDRNAASLVSKSWHRAEALTRSEVFIGNCYAVSPGRVTARFERVTSVAIKGKPRFADFSLLPPDWGAHFTPWASVMGDSYRGLEKLYLKRMSISDDDLALLARCFPSFKELVLVCCEGFGTSGLAILARDCRKIRALDLIESDVSDDEVDWISYFPENETCLESLAFDCVECPIDFEALEKLVIRSPSLKRLRLNRFVSITQLYRLMIRAPQLTSLGTGSFGNPTLTDEQDPDYASAFAACKSIVCLSGFREIAPEYLPAIYSVCCNLTSLNFSYGANINTEQFKSVISRCHKLQVLWVFDSVCDEGLEAAAETCKDLREIRVFPIEAREDAEAPVSDVGLLAISEGCRKLKSILYFCQRMTNAAVIAMSKNCPDLVVFRLCIMGRHLPDHVTGEPMDEGFGAIVKNCKKLTRLAVSGLLTDKAFSYIGQYGKLVRTLSVAFAGDSDMALKYVLEGCPKLQKLEIRDCPFGDLSLRSGLHHYYNMRFLWLSSCRVTLQGCQEIACQLPRLVVEVISGEDEERSVSPEHVNTLYMYRSLDGPRADAPSFVQIL, encoded by the exons ATGAGTGGTAGTGAGATGTCTGAAGATGAGGAGCGCCCTTGTCCTTCAGATCTCACCGGCGGCGCCACCGCAAAAGCAAGAAACTGTTGCTTCAACGCCGCCGTCTCTGGCGGCGTTAGCGGCGGCGTATCCGGCGGAGTTGGTGGCTTTCACTTCTCACCACACCCAGATCAAGTGCTTGAAAATGTGCTAGAAAACGTTCTTTGTTTCCTAACGGATCGACGTGACCGTAACGCTGCATCGCTTGTGAGCAAATCTTGGCATCGGGCCGAAGCCCTAACCAGATCCGAAGTGTTTATTGGCAATTGTTATGCAGTCTCTCCGGGCCGTGTCACGGCCCGTTTCGAAAGGGTGACTTCTGTTGCTATTAAGGGGAAACCGAGGTTTGCTGATTTCAGTTTGCTTCCACCTGATTGGGGTGCACACTTTACTCCTTGGGCTTCTGTTATGGGTGATTCGTATCGCGGGCTTGAGAAATTGTACCTCAAACGTATGTCTATCTCTGATGATGATCTAGCTTTGTTGGCCCGTTGTTTCCCTAGTTTCAAAGAGCTTGTTCTTGTTTGTTGCGAAGGTTTTGGGACTAGTGGACTTGCTATTCTAGCCCGTGATTGCAG GAAAATTAGAGCGCTTGATCTGATTGAGTCTGACGTATCGGACGATGAAGTGGACTGGATTTCGTACTTCCCTGAGAACGAGACGTGTTTGGAGTCTTTGGCCTTTGATTGTGTTGAATGTCCTATTGACTTTGAGGCATTGGAGAAGCTAGTAATCAGGTCACCTAGTTTGAAGAGACTAAGGTTGAATCGGTTTGTTTCTATTACGCAGCTGTACCGATTGATGATTCGAGCTCCGCAGCTGACCAGTCTGGGAACAGGCTCATTTGGCAACCCTACGCTGACTGATGAACAAGATCCTGATTATGCTTCAGCATTTGCTGCCTGCAAGTCCATTGTCTGTCTCTCTGGTTTCAGGGAAATTGCTCCAGAGTATCTGCCTGCTATCTATTCAGTTTGTTGCAATCTGACCTCTCTTAATTTCAGCTATGGTGCCAACATTAATACTGAACAATTCAAATCTGTCATCAGCCGCTGCCATAAGCTCCAAGTATTGTGG GTGTTTGATTCTGTATGCGATGAAGGACTTGAGGCAGCTGCTGAAACATGTAAGGATCTGCGGGAGATTCGGGTTTTCCCTATCGAAGCTCGGGAAGATGCAGAAGCCCCAGTTTCTGATGTAGGTCTCCTTGCAATTTCCGAGGGTTGCAGGAAACTCAAGTCTATCTTATATTTTTGCCAACGAATGACAAATGCAGCTGTTATAGCTATGTCAAAGAACTGCCCAGACCTTGTGGTATTCCGACTATGCATTATGGGTCGACACTTGCCTGACCATGTTACTGGTGAACCAATGGATGAAGGCTTCGGGGCTATTGTCAAGAACTGTAAGAAGCTTACTAGACTCGCTGTATCTGGTTTACTGACGGATAAGGCTTTCAGTTACATTGGACAATACGGGAAACTAGTCCGAACCTTATCAGTTGCTTTTGCTGGAGACAGTGACATGGCTCTGAAGTATGTGCTCGAGGGCTGCCCTAAGTTGCAGAAATTAGAGATCAGAGATTGCCCATTTGGAGATTTGTCTTTGCGTTCTGGTTTACACCACTATTACAACATGAGGTTCCTTTGGCTGTCATCTTGTAGAGTAACTCTACAAGGTTGTCAGGAGATTGCTTGCCAATTGCCCCGTCTAGTAGTGGAAGTGATTAGTGGTGAAGATGAGGAAAGGAGTGTTTCTCCCGAGCATGTTAATACATTGTACATGTACCGGTCTCTTGATGGACCGAGAGCTGATGCACCATCATTTGTGCAAATACTGTGA